A stretch of Coccidioides posadasii str. Silveira chromosome 2, complete sequence DNA encodes these proteins:
- a CDS encoding uncharacterized protein (EggNog:ENOG410PHKU~COG:A~BUSCO:3872at33183): MPDDQKTKPFPEPSSKLTAPAKKSLFERQKAEAEAKRAREKAETAAVYEDFVKSFENDGDSSAPFATAGRSNTYRHGNLGAVHSVGGPARRHFTSGTMKGSAIGSLGPPPSQFSKKRTYDGYPASSRDRDTNRGLFAFENSSGPVDSAFRTSDDEEEKSAEKKEEERAAAKPTLHLSSLPPGTSPAVVKALIPPVLVVDNIKIIPPANQGGGERKIWSAIVTLAKETAATDMDTVVSSLQNKYLGWGFYLSISRHLSSASISSAIPVTPGLASLTFQPFGARPVSQGPGTFSRGPPGPHRSGFAPPSSYGASYGARGPALQVDVKPPSDLRQLKLIHKTLENLLTYGPEFEALLMSRPQVQKEEKWAWIWNPRSVGGVWYRWKLWDILTNSKKNNKTNRIRGAPTYIFENGPSWIAPEKKLDFEFITQLDQFVSDEDYDSSEDDESDREEERRMAEVSNESNDGIGHLNPLQKAKLVHLLARLPTSNTKLRRGDVARVTSFAINHAGEGGDEVVNLIVSNVKHPLAYTAANPDRQPDESEALNAKIDENMQLKEGDGDGEASEQNLKPASKEKVDKSPAKLVGLYIISDILSSSSTSGVRHAWRYRQLFETALKNHKVFEHLGRLEKELGWGRLKVEKWRRSIGNLLGLWES; the protein is encoded by the exons CGATCAGAAGACCAAGCCCTTCCCTGAACCTTCGTCCAAATTAACTGCTCCGGCGAAAAAGTCGTTGTTCGAACGCCAGAAAGCGGAGGCGGAAGCGAAGCGTGCCAGAGAAAAAGCCGAAACCGCAGCTGTTTACGAAGACTTTGTGAAATCATTTGAGAACGACGGCGATTCTTCGGCACCATTTGCTACAGCAGGCAGATCGAATACGTATCGCCATGGCAATCTGGGTGCGGTGCACTCCGTTGGCGGCCCAGCGAGACGGCATTTCACAAGCGGGACCATGAAGGGCTCAGCAATTGGGAGCTTGGGTCCTCCTCCATCCCAGTTTTCCAAAAAGAGAACATATGATGGATATCCAGCGTCATCTCGCGACCGTGACACGAATCGAGGACTTTTCGCCTTCGAAAATTCATCTGGGCCGGTTGACAGTGCATTTCGAACATCCGACGACGAGGAAGAGAAATCTGcggagaaaaaagaagaagagagagctGCCGCTAAACCTACTCTACATCTTTCCTCGCTACCTCCAGGGACATCGCCCGCGGTAGTCAAGGCTCTTATTCCTCCGGTTTTGGTGGTTGACAACATTAAGATCATTCCGCCTGCTAATCAAGGTGGTGGAGAGCGCAAGATATGGTCAGCTATTGTCACGCTGGCCAAAGAGACCGCTGCTACTGATATGGATACCGTCGTGAGCTCTTTACAAAATAAGTATCTTGGATGGGGATTTTATCTCTCAATATCTCGCCATCTCTCTTCTGCTTCAATTAGCTCTGCGATACCCGTTACTCCTGGCCTTGCTTCTCTCACCTTCCAGCCTTTTGGAGCGCGACCAGTATCACAGGGACCTGGAACGTTTAGTCGTGGCCCACCAGGGCCTCATCGTTCAGGCTTCGCGCCTCCATCCTCATACGGCGCTAGCTATGGTGCAAGGGGTCCCGCATTACAGGTTGACGTGAAGCCACCTTCCGACCTAAGACAGCTAAAATTAATACACAAGACGCTGGAAAATCTGTTAACTTATGGACCTGAGTTTGAAGCTCTTCTTATGAGCCGTCCACAAGTgcagaaagaagagaagtgGGCATGGATATGGAATCCCAGGAGTGTGGGCGGTGTATGGTACAGATGGAAACTATGGGATATTCttacaaattcaaaaaagaatAACAAGACGAATCGGATACGCGGTGCTCCAACGTATATCTTTGAAAACGGTCCAAGCTGGATTGCGCCGGAAAAGAAATTGGATTTCGAGTTCATAACCCAATTAGACCAATTTGTCTCCGATGAAGATTACGACTCTTCTGAAGACGATGAATCTGAtagagaagaggagaggcGGATGGCAGAGGTATCGAATGAATCCAATGACGGAATCGGTCACTTGAATCCGCTCCAAAAGGCGAAGCTAGTTCATCTGCTTGCAAGGCTCCCGACGTCTAACACGAAGCTTCGTCGAGGCGACGTCGCGCGCGTTACGTCATTCGCAATTAATCATGCGGGAGAAGGGGGCGATGAAGTGGTCAATCTGATCGTTTCTAATGTTAAGCACCCCTTGGCTTATACTGCGGCGAATCCCGACAGACAACCCGATGAATCCGAGGCCCTAAATGCAAAGATAGATGAGAATATGCAACTTAAGGAGGGCGACGGGGACGGCGAGGCCTCTGAACAAAATCTGAAGCCTGCATCCAAAGAGAAGGTAGACAAATCACCAGCCAAACTAGTGGGGCTATATATTATATCGGACATCTTATCTTCGTCATCTACAAGTGGCGTTCGTCATGCTTGGCGTTACAGACAGTTATTTGAGACGGCGCTCAAGAACCACAAGGTATTCGAGCATCTCGGACGTCTTGAAAAGGAGCTAGGATGGGGACGTTTAAAAGTAGAAAAATGGAGACGGAGTATTGGGAATTTACTGGGCCTCTGGGAAAGTTG A
- a CDS encoding uncharacterized protein (EggNog:ENOG410PKFM~COG:G): MTVLVTVGACYIDTIITVDHYPSEDEKLRAASVSRRLGGNTANSLVVLQQLLECRPSMGVQQIHMPLYAVAVLPAKSSAAVKVVEASLAPKVDLQHCIYREAFSEPGSSYIIRSQSSGTRTIVNDNQLPEMTINEFTRIADSLPAGPKWFHFEGRIPDVTLQCIRHIRQNFPADKISVEIEKPGRAGLQELAVEADVVFYSKSWAQGHGYQSPDDLLQAQSSVTSKSSILCCTWGEKGAVCLDKRCMEYIHSPAYMDAKVPIVDTVGAGDTFIAGMLYGLICHESDYSLQRMMAFSNRLAGRKITQEGFEGLGKYMAEHL, encoded by the exons ATGACTGTTCTCGTGACGGTCGGGGCGTGCTACATTGACACAATAATAAC AGTTGATCATTACCCCAGTGAAGATGAGAAGCTGCGTGCGGCGAGTGTCTCACGACGACTCGGTGGGAACACCGCTAACTCACTGGTCGTCCTTCAGCAGCTACTTGAATGCAGACCAAGCATGGGTGTTCAACAAATTCATATGCCCCTTTATGCTGTGGCAGTGTTGCCTGCGAAATCCTCGGCTGCCGTAAAGGTGGTTGAGGCCTCCTTGGCTCCGAAGGTTGACCTTCAGCACTGCATATACCGTGAGGCGTTCAGCGAGCCTGGGTCCAGCTATATCATTCGGAGTCAGTCTTCTGGCACCAGGACAATTGTCAACGACAATCAACTTCCAGAAATGACCATCAATGAGTTTACCCGAATAGCAGATAGTCTGCCCGCTGGTCCAAAATGGTTTCATTTTGAA GGCCGTATACCAGATGTGACTCTGCAGTGTATACGACATATCCGTCAGAATTTTCCTGCTGACAAGATCAGTGTGGAGATTGAAAAGCCAGGTCGTGCAGGTTTGCAAGAGTTAGCTGTCGAAGCAGACGTGGTCTTCTATTCTAAAAGCTGGGCTCAG GGCCATGGCTATCAATCGCCCGACGATCTCTTGCAAGCACAATCATCAGTAACATCTAAATC TTCGATCTTGTGCTGTACGTGGGGTGAAAAGGGAGCTGTATGTCTCGACAAGCGCTGCATGGAGTATATTCATTCGCCCGCATATATGGATGCGAAAGTTCCAATTGTTGA CACGGTCGGGGCGGGCGACACTTTCATCGCCGGCATGCTGTATGGATTGATTTGCCACGAGAGTGACTATAGCCTTCAGAGAATGATGGCCTTCTCAAATCGCCTTGCAGGACGAAAGATTACTCAAGAAGGCTTTGAAGGGCTGGGGAAGTACATGGCAGAGCATCTGTAG
- the NTF2 gene encoding Nuclear transport factor 2 (EggNog:ENOG410PP3P~COG:U~BUSCO:15945at33183): protein MADFQGVAQQFVEFYYKTFDENRANLTALYRHESMLTFETSSVQGATGIAEKLEGLPFQKVAHRVSTLDAQPTRDGGILVMVTGALLVDEEQKPLSYSQTFQLLPDGAGSYFVLNDIFRLVYS from the exons ATGGCAG ACTTCCAAGGCGTTGCTC AGCAATTTGTTGAATTTTACTACAAAACCTTCGATGAAAATCGGGCGAATCTTACCGCATTATAC CGCCATGAGTCTATGTTGACTTTTGAAACCTCCTCAGTCCAGGGTGCTACTGGTATCGCCGAGAAGTTGGAA GGCCTCCCATTCCAGAAGGTAGCCCATCGAGTTTCAACTTTGGATGCCCAGCCTACCCGTGACGGCGGAATTCTGGTCATGGTCACCGGTGCTCTTTTG GTCGATGAAGAGCAAAAACCTTTGAGCTACTCCCAGACTTTCCAACTTCTGCCAGACGGAGCTGGAAGCTACTTCGTGCTTAATGACATTTTCCGCCTCGTCTACTCATAA
- the TVP18 gene encoding Golgi apparatus membrane protein tvp18 (EggNog:ENOG410PKCP~COG:U~TransMembrane:4 (i12-33o39-62i82-101o107-126i)~BUSCO:15947at33183) encodes MSLAEEFKSRNFSIYGQWTGVICIILSFAIGLASVFSRFIVFGIISLVYSPLLLFIEVPFLLRICPTSSKFDAFIRRFTTNFMRAAIYAAMSGGLWISLVIDPSSLIAVAVFLAIAGLFYLLAALMKQEFTSSKTLGGQGVAQMIV; translated from the exons ATGAGTCTTGCTGAGGAGTTTAAATCAAGAAACTTCA GCATCTATGGACAATG GACCGGAGTTATTTGCATAATACTCTCCTTTGCAATTGGCCTTGCAAGTGTTTTCTCTCGTTTTATTGTTTTCGGCATTATATCCCT GGTTTACTCTCCGCTACTCCTTTTCATCGAAGTTCCGTTCCTCCTTCGCATCTGTCCCACGTCCTCAAAATTTGATGCCTTCATTCGTCGCTTCACCACAAACTTTATGCGCGCCGCTATTTATGCTGCTATGAGTGGCGGCCTTTGGATAAGTCTTGTCATTGATCCATCGAGCTTAATTGCTGTTGCTGTCTTTTTGGCAATTGCTGGACTCTTCTATCTTCTGGCGGCACTGATGAAGCAAGAATTTACGAGCAGTAAAACGCTTGGTGGCCAAGGGGTCGCTCAGATGATTGTCTAA